Part of the Bacillus cereus group sp. RP43 genome is shown below.
GCCAGGCGCGATTATTCGTGACCAAGTAGAAATTGGTGACAACGCTGTTATCATGATGAATGCAACAATTAACATCGGTGCTGTAATTGGTGAAGGTACTATGATCGACATGAACGCAGTGCTTGGTGGACGTGCAACGGTTGGTAAAAACTGTCACGTAGGTGCAGGTGCTGTACTTGCAGGTGTTATTGAGCCACCTTCTGCAAAACCAGTTATCGTTGAAGATGATGTCGTAATTGGTGCAAATGTAGTTGTTCTAGAAGGTGTTACAGTAGGTAAAGGTGCAGTTGTAGCAGCAGGAGCTGTTGTAACAGAAGATGTGCCTCCATATACAGTTGTTGCGGGAACTCCGGCACGTGTAATTAAAGAAATTGATGAGAAGACAAAAGCAAAAACTGAAATTAAACAAGAGCTTCGTCAATTAAACCC
Proteins encoded:
- the dapD gene encoding 2,3,4,5-tetrahydropyridine-2,6-dicarboxylate N-acetyltransferase, with amino-acid sequence MKMMDANEIISFIQNSEKKTPVKVYIKGDLKEVTFPETVQAFVNKKSGVLFGEWSEIKTILDENNKHIVDYVVENDRRNSAIPMLDLKGIKARIEPGAIIRDQVEIGDNAVIMMNATINIGAVIGEGTMIDMNAVLGGRATVGKNCHVGAGAVLAGVIEPPSAKPVIVEDDVVIGANVVVLEGVTVGKGAVVAAGAVVTEDVPPYTVVAGTPARVIKEIDEKTKAKTEIKQELRQLNPEK